From Caulobacter segnis, a single genomic window includes:
- a CDS encoding UbiH/UbiF/VisC/COQ6 family ubiquinone biosynthesis hydroxylase, which translates to MRAPAHDADVIIAGAGMAGATLALALASGGLRPLLVDPQPFEAQLAPTFDGRSSAIAYSSFRQWRAIGAGEALAPHAQRIEQILVTDGRTPSAASRKPLPAFLRFDSSEISGRIEGEPLGYLVENRQIRAALSKAVIDKQIPVIAPMAAKALSVEPGAARLTLSDGRVLSAPLAVSAEGRGSILRRAAGIGDIGWSYGQSGVVATVRMQRPHEGVAHEYFLPSGPFAILPLTDNRASLVWTESTARGEALRNASPEAFHAHLMRRFGDFLGEVSIEGPTFVYPLSLSLAERMVAPRLALIGDAAHGVHPIAGQGLNLGLKDAAALAEVLVEAVRNGEDIGAEAVLERYARWRRFDTVSNALAFDAFVRIFSNDNPLLRLARGAGLAVVNQIAPARRFFMHEAGGGVGDLPKLLRGVAL; encoded by the coding sequence ATGCGCGCTCCCGCTCACGATGCCGACGTGATCATCGCCGGCGCCGGCATGGCCGGCGCGACCCTGGCGCTTGCCTTGGCGTCGGGCGGCCTTCGGCCGCTCCTGGTCGATCCTCAACCGTTCGAGGCCCAGCTGGCTCCGACCTTCGACGGCCGCAGCTCGGCGATCGCCTATTCCAGTTTCCGCCAGTGGCGGGCGATCGGCGCGGGCGAGGCCCTGGCGCCCCACGCCCAACGCATCGAGCAGATCCTGGTCACCGACGGCCGCACGCCGAGCGCGGCGTCGCGCAAGCCGCTTCCCGCCTTCCTGCGGTTCGACTCGAGCGAGATTTCGGGCCGCATCGAGGGCGAACCTCTGGGCTATCTGGTCGAGAACCGCCAGATCCGCGCGGCGCTGTCCAAGGCGGTGATCGACAAGCAGATCCCGGTCATCGCGCCGATGGCCGCCAAGGCCCTGTCGGTGGAGCCGGGCGCCGCTCGCCTCACCCTGTCGGACGGCCGGGTGCTGTCGGCGCCGCTGGCGGTCAGCGCCGAGGGACGCGGCTCGATCCTGCGCCGGGCGGCCGGGATCGGCGACATCGGCTGGAGCTACGGCCAGAGCGGCGTGGTGGCGACCGTGCGGATGCAGCGACCGCACGAGGGCGTGGCCCACGAATATTTCCTGCCCAGCGGCCCGTTCGCCATCCTGCCGCTGACCGACAACCGCGCCAGCCTGGTGTGGACCGAGAGCACCGCGCGCGGCGAGGCCTTGCGCAACGCCAGCCCCGAAGCCTTCCACGCCCACCTGATGCGCCGGTTCGGCGACTTCCTGGGCGAGGTCTCGATCGAGGGGCCGACCTTCGTCTATCCGCTGTCGCTGTCGCTGGCCGAGCGCATGGTCGCTCCGCGCCTGGCCTTGATCGGCGACGCCGCCCACGGCGTGCACCCGATCGCGGGGCAGGGGCTGAATCTGGGCCTGAAGGACGCCGCTGCATTGGCGGAAGTACTGGTCGAGGCGGTGCGCAACGGCGAGGATATCGGCGCCGAGGCGGTGCTGGAGCGCTACGCCCGCTGGCGGCGGTTCGACACGGTCAGCAACGCCCTGGCCTTCGACGCCTTCGTGCGGATCTTCTCGAACGACAACCCGCTGCTGCGCCTGGCGCGCGGCGCCGGCCTGGCGGTGGTCAACCAGATCGCCCCGGCGCGCCGGTTCTTCATGCACGAGGCGGGTGGCG
- a CDS encoding MarC family protein, producing the protein MTEAKLAVNFFVALFALIDPIGNVPLFAAATLGAAAAGRRMVAVYIGLFVAAFLIFFFFTGVGLLAFFGISMPAFRIAGGIILFILGLDMVRDDFTTMFADAAEGVEGQSARVYAKQRFERLIVPFAMPLLIGPGAISTVIIYAAEAKPFGWAGLGLGVAVISAVSLVLVAVFWAAPLISRVLGRIGMSIVVRVLGLILCALAVQFVLIGVGDATRGLVRQDAKAPYAAAK; encoded by the coding sequence ATGACCGAGGCGAAGCTGGCCGTCAACTTCTTCGTCGCGTTGTTCGCCCTGATCGACCCGATCGGCAACGTGCCGCTGTTCGCCGCCGCCACCCTGGGCGCCGCCGCGGCGGGGCGGCGGATGGTGGCCGTCTATATCGGTCTGTTCGTCGCCGCCTTCCTGATCTTCTTCTTCTTCACGGGCGTGGGCCTGCTGGCCTTCTTCGGCATCTCGATGCCGGCCTTCCGCATCGCCGGCGGCATCATCCTGTTCATTCTCGGGCTGGACATGGTGCGCGACGACTTCACCACCATGTTCGCCGACGCGGCCGAGGGGGTCGAAGGGCAGTCGGCCCGGGTCTACGCCAAGCAGCGCTTCGAGCGCCTGATCGTGCCGTTCGCCATGCCGCTGCTGATCGGTCCGGGCGCGATCTCGACGGTGATCATCTACGCCGCCGAGGCCAAGCCGTTCGGCTGGGCGGGCCTGGGTCTGGGCGTGGCGGTCATCTCGGCGGTGTCGCTGGTGCTGGTGGCGGTGTTCTGGGCCGCGCCGCTGATCAGCAGGGTCCTGGGACGGATCGGCATGAGCATCGTGGTGCGGGTCCTGGGCCTGATCCTCTGCGCCCTGGCGGTGCAGTTCGTGCTGATCGGCGTGGGCGACGCCACGCGCGGCCTGGTTCGCCAGGACGCCAAGGCGCCCTACGCGGCCGCTAAGTAG
- the pyrF gene encoding orotidine-5'-phosphate decarboxylase, whose product MTADARLIVPLDLPTVDDARAMVRTLGDAVSFYKIGLELLASDGMTLARELKADGKSIFLDWKLHDIGATVERSARVLAQSGCDLLTVHAEPQVMQAAVKARGDSSLKILAVTVLTSLTDADLIEMGYAFGARDLVERRVRQAIDCGVDGIVSSPHEAALAREIAKAAGKPDFLIVTPGVRPFWSAKNDQARAATPEAAIRAGASHLVCGRPITAANDPREAALKVVEEIAGL is encoded by the coding sequence ATGACCGCCGACGCTCGCCTGATCGTGCCGCTGGACCTGCCCACCGTCGACGACGCGCGCGCGATGGTCCGGACGCTGGGCGACGCGGTCAGCTTCTACAAGATCGGCCTGGAGCTGCTGGCCAGCGACGGCATGACCCTGGCCCGCGAGCTGAAGGCCGACGGCAAGTCGATCTTCCTCGATTGGAAGCTGCACGACATCGGCGCGACGGTCGAGCGCTCGGCCCGCGTGCTGGCCCAGAGCGGCTGCGACCTGCTGACGGTCCACGCCGAGCCGCAGGTGATGCAGGCGGCGGTCAAGGCGCGCGGCGACTCGTCTCTAAAGATCCTGGCCGTCACCGTGCTGACCAGCCTGACCGACGCCGACCTCATCGAGATGGGCTACGCGTTCGGGGCCCGCGATCTGGTCGAGCGCCGGGTTCGCCAGGCCATTGACTGCGGCGTCGACGGCATCGTCTCCTCGCCGCATGAAGCGGCGCTGGCCCGCGAGATCGCCAAGGCGGCCGGAAAGCCGGACTTCCTGATCGTCACCCCCGGCGTGCGCCCGTTCTGGTCGGCCAAGAACGACCAGGCCCGCGCCGCCACGCCCGAGGCCGCCATCCGCGCCGGGGCCAGCCACCTGGTCTGCGGCCGCCCGATCACCGCCGCCAACGATCCGCGCGAAGCGGCGCTGAAGGTGGTCGAGGAGATCGCGGGGTTGTGA
- a CDS encoding phosphotyrosine protein phosphatase, with protein sequence MAGIEVSSAGLDDGCGNPVTPEDLEWADLVPVMEQAHRNKLSRRFKPHLKNARVIVLGVPDDYEFMDPTLVQILQAKVPQFLRR encoded by the coding sequence TTGGCCGGGATCGAGGTCAGCTCCGCCGGTCTCGACGACGGTTGCGGTAACCCGGTGACGCCGGAAGACCTAGAATGGGCCGACCTAGTGCCGGTTATGGAGCAGGCGCACCGCAACAAACTGTCCCGCCGCTTCAAGCCGCACCTAAAGAACGCCCGCGTCATCGTGCTGGGGGTCCCAGACGACTATGAGTTCATGGACCCGACACTGGTGCAGATCCTTCAGGCCAAGGTCCCGCAGTTTCTACGACGGTAG
- the ggt gene encoding gamma-glutamyltransferase, whose product MHPLNRFAASLAAVLLLVAPPALAGPVKPAPANSKTAATRALDAGAVASPDRYGALAAREILKAGGNAVDAAVATGFALAVTYPEAGNLGGGGFMTLYVDGKPYFLDYRETAPAAATADMYLGKDGEPVEGLSLFGARAVATPGTVRGLAMAHKRFGKLPWARVLAPAIRYARDGFLVNAQFSGMLSNEVPPPFAKTNFRDYFGPVKAGTVFRQPALAATLERIAKGGDKAFYEGRTAELLVAQMQRGPVKGLITKADLANYKAVWRTPLTATWRGYDVITAPPPSSGGIALMQMLLMKQDLAPRFEGVPLNAPQYVHLLAEIEKRVYADRAEYLGDPDFVKVPVSNLIDPAYVARRAREVDPDKPSATKAVVPGLEKPQTTHFSVVDKWGNAVSNTYTLNGWFGSGVVVEGAGFLLNDEMDDFSAKPGAPNMFGVVGGTANAIAPGKRPLSSMTPTILVRNGRPAMVIGTPGGSRIFTWVFQVLANVYDHGLTLKAAQTAPRFHHQLLPENTLFYEPAFPPSPALKTALEARGYRWVEDFSGDMEAIQVVGRTPVPEADPRARGVAMVVK is encoded by the coding sequence TTGCACCCGCTGAACCGGTTCGCCGCGTCGCTCGCGGCCGTCCTGCTGCTGGTCGCGCCGCCTGCCTTGGCCGGCCCCGTAAAGCCCGCCCCCGCCAACTCCAAGACCGCCGCGACACGCGCGCTCGACGCCGGGGCGGTGGCTTCGCCCGACCGCTACGGGGCCCTGGCGGCGCGGGAGATCCTGAAGGCGGGCGGCAACGCGGTCGACGCGGCGGTGGCGACGGGGTTCGCCCTGGCGGTCACCTATCCCGAGGCCGGCAATCTGGGCGGCGGCGGGTTCATGACCCTGTATGTCGACGGCAAGCCCTACTTCCTCGATTACCGCGAGACCGCCCCGGCGGCGGCGACGGCGGACATGTACCTGGGCAAGGACGGCGAGCCGGTCGAGGGCCTGTCGCTGTTCGGCGCCCGCGCGGTCGCCACGCCCGGCACGGTGCGAGGCCTGGCCATGGCCCACAAGCGGTTTGGCAAGCTGCCCTGGGCCCGGGTCTTGGCGCCGGCCATCCGCTACGCGCGCGACGGCTTTCTGGTGAACGCGCAGTTCTCCGGTATGCTGAGCAACGAGGTCCCGCCCCCGTTCGCTAAGACCAATTTCCGCGACTATTTCGGGCCGGTGAAGGCCGGGACCGTGTTCAGGCAGCCGGCGCTGGCCGCCACACTGGAGCGCATCGCCAAGGGCGGCGACAAGGCGTTCTACGAGGGGCGTACGGCGGAGCTGCTGGTCGCCCAGATGCAGCGCGGGCCGGTCAAGGGTCTGATCACCAAGGCCGACCTGGCCAACTACAAGGCCGTCTGGCGTACGCCACTGACCGCGACATGGCGCGGCTACGATGTCATCACCGCCCCGCCACCCAGCTCGGGCGGCATCGCCCTGATGCAGATGCTGCTGATGAAGCAGGACCTGGCGCCCCGGTTCGAGGGTGTGCCGCTGAACGCTCCGCAGTACGTCCACCTGTTGGCCGAGATCGAAAAGCGCGTCTACGCCGACCGCGCCGAATATCTAGGCGATCCGGACTTCGTGAAGGTGCCGGTCTCGAACCTGATCGACCCGGCCTATGTGGCGAGGCGGGCGCGGGAGGTCGATCCCGACAAGCCCTCGGCGACCAAGGCCGTGGTCCCGGGCCTGGAGAAGCCGCAGACCACCCATTTCTCGGTGGTCGACAAGTGGGGCAACGCCGTCTCCAACACCTACACCCTAAACGGCTGGTTCGGCTCGGGCGTGGTGGTCGAGGGCGCGGGGTTCCTGCTGAACGACGAGATGGACGACTTCTCGGCCAAGCCCGGCGCGCCCAACATGTTCGGCGTGGTCGGCGGAACGGCCAACGCCATCGCGCCGGGCAAGCGGCCGCTGTCGTCGATGACCCCGACCATCCTGGTCAGGAACGGCCGGCCCGCCATGGTCATCGGCACGCCGGGCGGATCGCGGATCTTCACCTGGGTGTTCCAGGTTCTGGCCAATGTCTACGACCACGGCCTGACCCTGAAAGCGGCCCAGACGGCGCCGCGCTTCCACCACCAGCTGCTGCCCGAGAACACGCTGTTCTACGAGCCCGCCTTCCCGCCGAGCCCCGCCCTGAAGACGGCGCTGGAGGCGCGCGGCTACCGGTGGGTCGAGGACTTCAGCGGCGACATGGAAGCCATTCAGGTGGTCGGCAGGACGCCCGTCCCCGAGGCGGATCCGCGGGCAAGGGGTGTGGCGATGGTGGTGAAATAA
- a CDS encoding ester cyclase has translation MEDLAADLAERRIQVVRDHMALECVHDWDAVIATFEHPRYEMHGPGTVFDGEAAVRGYFAASRTPFPDQGNEIIAIAHAGDTVLVEFWLTGTHLGPLKLPERTVEPTGKPFRIRMAASFEFAPGGDKIVCERPYYDQFAVLRALELA, from the coding sequence ATGGAAGACCTGGCCGCCGACTTGGCCGAACGCCGCATCCAGGTCGTGCGCGACCACATGGCGCTGGAATGCGTCCACGACTGGGACGCGGTGATCGCCACCTTCGAGCATCCCCGCTACGAGATGCATGGCCCAGGAACGGTGTTCGACGGCGAGGCGGCCGTGCGCGGCTACTTCGCCGCCTCGCGCACGCCGTTCCCCGACCAGGGCAACGAGATCATCGCCATCGCCCACGCCGGCGACACGGTGCTGGTTGAGTTCTGGCTGACCGGCACGCACCTGGGCCCGCTGAAATTGCCCGAGCGAACCGTCGAGCCGACCGGCAAGCCGTTCCGCATCCGCATGGCCGCCAGCTTCGAATTCGCGCCGGGCGGCGACAAGATCGTCTGCGAGCGGCCCTATTACGATCAGTTCGCGGTGCTGCGGGCGCTGGAGCTGGCCTGA
- a CDS encoding DUF1674 domain-containing protein, with amino-acid sequence MSDLPHEDLPPGAAPDKALSPAARRALEEAAARRAAQAVEALPTEKGGRDGPEPTRFGDWEKKGVAVDF; translated from the coding sequence ATGTCTGACCTTCCTCACGAAGACCTGCCGCCGGGCGCCGCGCCCGACAAGGCGCTCAGCCCCGCCGCCCGCCGCGCGCTGGAGGAGGCCGCCGCCCGCCGCGCGGCCCAGGCCGTGGAAGCCCTGCCGACGGAAAAGGGCGGCCGCGACGGTCCCGAACCCACCCGCTTCGGCGATTGGGAGAAGAAGGGCGTCGCCGTCGACTTCTGA
- a CDS encoding RsmB/NOP family class I SAM-dependent RNA methyltransferase: MTQELNDGLPAREAALTLIDAALSRRGGIDEAASANGFRFLEPRERAFARALAMAVLRHLGPIDRALAAKLQKAPPDRVMHLLRLGAAQAFHLEVPAFAAVATSVELAGANKTSRPFKGLVNAVLRGLLRDPPPSDDPTLLAPPWLYARWVAAFGEATAREIAAQIAIEPATDLSLKSSTDVAALAESLEAEVLDGGSLRLRRKGDVAGWPGFEDGTWWVQDAAAAVPARLLALKPGDQVLDLCAAPGGKTLQLAAAGADVVALDRSAARLKRVTENLARTGLEAEIVAADAAVWEDDRTFDAILLDAPCSATGTFRRHPDVLWAARPGDVASLAAVQARILDSAADRLKPGGRLVYCVCSLEPEEGEAQVEAFLARRPDMALEPITAGEGGSPEASLTARGTLRLLPHQREGGQDGFFAARFRKLTA, encoded by the coding sequence GTGACTCAAGAATTGAACGACGGCCTCCCCGCTCGGGAAGCCGCCCTGACCCTGATCGACGCGGCCCTGTCGCGTCGCGGCGGCATCGACGAAGCCGCCTCCGCCAACGGTTTCCGCTTCCTGGAGCCGCGCGAGCGCGCGTTCGCGCGCGCCCTGGCCATGGCCGTGCTGCGCCACCTGGGCCCGATCGACCGCGCCCTGGCCGCCAAGCTACAGAAGGCCCCGCCTGACCGGGTGATGCACCTGCTGCGCCTGGGCGCGGCCCAGGCCTTCCACCTGGAGGTTCCGGCCTTCGCCGCCGTGGCCACCTCGGTCGAGCTGGCCGGCGCCAACAAGACCAGCCGCCCGTTCAAGGGCCTGGTCAACGCGGTGCTGCGCGGCCTGCTGCGCGATCCCCCGCCCAGCGACGATCCGACCCTGCTGGCCCCGCCGTGGCTGTACGCCCGCTGGGTCGCCGCGTTCGGTGAGGCCACGGCCCGCGAGATCGCCGCCCAGATCGCCATTGAGCCGGCCACCGACCTGTCGCTGAAGTCCTCGACCGACGTCGCCGCCCTGGCCGAGTCGCTTGAGGCCGAGGTGCTGGACGGCGGCAGCCTGCGCCTGCGCCGCAAGGGCGACGTCGCCGGCTGGCCGGGCTTCGAGGACGGGACCTGGTGGGTGCAGGACGCCGCCGCCGCCGTCCCCGCCCGCCTGCTGGCCCTCAAGCCGGGCGATCAGGTGCTGGACCTGTGCGCCGCCCCGGGCGGCAAGACCCTGCAGCTGGCCGCGGCCGGCGCGGACGTCGTCGCCCTGGACCGTTCGGCCGCCCGCCTCAAGCGCGTGACCGAGAACCTGGCCCGCACTGGGCTCGAAGCCGAGATCGTCGCCGCCGACGCGGCCGTCTGGGAAGACGACCGGACCTTCGACGCCATCCTGCTGGACGCCCCGTGCAGCGCCACGGGCACCTTCCGCCGCCATCCGGACGTCTTGTGGGCCGCCCGCCCTGGCGACGTCGCCAGCCTGGCGGCCGTCCAGGCCCGCATCCTCGACAGCGCCGCCGACCGCCTAAAGCCCGGCGGCCGACTGGTCTATTGCGTCTGCTCGCTGGAGCCCGAGGAGGGTGAGGCCCAGGTCGAGGCCTTCCTGGCCCGCCGCCCGGACATGGCGCTGGAGCCGATCACCGCCGGTGAAGGCGGATCGCCGGAGGCCAGCCTGACCGCCCGCGGGACCCTTCGCCTGCTGCCGCATCAGCGCGAGGGCGGCCAGGACGGCTTCTTCGCGGCCCGGTTCCGCAAGCTGACGGCATAG
- the rpe gene encoding ribulose-phosphate 3-epimerase has product MTAPIIAPSILASDFAKLGEEVAAIEAAGADWVHVDVMDGHFVPNITLGPDIVKAIRPHAKIPFDVHLMISPADPYLEAFRAAGADLISIHPEAGPHLHRSLKRIRELGAKAGVVFNPSTGLDHVEWILEDVDLLLVMSVNPGFGGQSFIPGQLRKVEALRKLVDKAGLDIIIEVDGGVTPVTAPQCVAAGATALVAGSAVFKGGPAAYADNIRALKGV; this is encoded by the coding sequence ATGACCGCGCCGATCATCGCCCCGTCCATCCTCGCCTCCGACTTCGCCAAGCTGGGCGAGGAGGTCGCCGCCATCGAGGCGGCCGGCGCCGACTGGGTGCATGTCGACGTGATGGACGGCCACTTCGTGCCCAACATCACGCTGGGCCCCGACATCGTCAAAGCCATCCGGCCTCACGCCAAGATCCCGTTCGACGTCCACCTGATGATCAGCCCGGCGGACCCTTATCTCGAAGCGTTTCGCGCCGCCGGCGCGGACCTGATCAGCATCCACCCGGAGGCCGGCCCGCACCTGCACCGCTCGCTGAAGCGCATCCGCGAGCTGGGGGCCAAGGCGGGCGTGGTGTTCAACCCCTCGACCGGCCTCGACCACGTCGAGTGGATCCTGGAGGACGTCGACCTGCTGCTGGTGATGTCGGTCAATCCCGGCTTCGGCGGCCAGAGCTTCATCCCCGGCCAGCTGCGCAAGGTTGAGGCGCTGCGCAAGCTGGTCGACAAGGCCGGACTGGACATCATCATCGAGGTCGACGGCGGAGTCACGCCCGTGACCGCTCCGCAATGCGTGGCCGCCGGCGCCACGGCCCTGGTGGCAGGTTCGGCGGTGTTCAAGGGCGGCCCCGCCGCCTATGCCGACAACATCCGCGCGCTGAAGGGCGTCTGA
- a CDS encoding heparinase II/III family protein gives MAVKRSAHGFKFPAPRLASRARGRVLWKALNAELGAHAAREWFGSGPHRLLIALPRAEGLAARPHDPRPADPAHGKKILAGVMSLDGGTLRLGVDGDPFDTASPSRRFAVSLHRLDWLPGLVAAGPDGARRALRLLDDWRRVFGKWNAFSWGPDCIERRVFHLACAAKTLAAEASDAEIADLTRDLARQARHLLEIKASPERGLERAVAATIAGCALAGKPGERLIDRGLKALLRQIDRMVLADGGHATRSPEAGVELLFDLLTLDDALGQRGRPAPEPLSRAIDRLSTATRFFTLEDGHLAAFHGGEAVGPKRIAAALAHDANGPRPLSAAPHSGFQKMAGGSLEVIADCGRPPLGPLSVHACAQPAAVEIVCAKDRLITSCGWSPEAAGAHAFRLSDAASTVSVGEGSAGRPLSGFRARALGPWLVDGATQVEAQRHDDVGGVWLDIVHDGWRHVGLTHTRRLFLDAVADELRGEDSLTPIAADPGAAEGPRRYLPFTVRFHLHPEARASIARDGKSVLIRGPNTIGWWLRNDAVDVAIAPSAHFDHGLARKAGQIVLKSQVRPEVGAKIRWKLTRAEG, from the coding sequence ATGGCCGTCAAGCGTTCCGCCCACGGCTTCAAGTTTCCCGCGCCCCGCCTGGCGTCACGGGCGCGCGGCCGCGTCCTCTGGAAGGCGCTCAACGCCGAGCTCGGCGCCCATGCCGCGCGCGAGTGGTTCGGGTCGGGCCCGCATCGCCTGCTGATCGCCCTGCCCCGTGCCGAGGGCCTCGCCGCCCGTCCCCACGACCCGCGACCTGCCGACCCCGCCCACGGCAAGAAGATCCTGGCCGGCGTGATGAGCCTGGACGGCGGGACCCTGCGCCTGGGCGTCGACGGCGACCCGTTCGACACCGCCAGCCCCTCGCGCCGCTTCGCCGTCAGCCTGCACCGCCTGGACTGGCTGCCCGGCCTGGTCGCCGCCGGCCCGGACGGCGCCCGCCGGGCCCTGCGCCTGCTGGACGACTGGCGCCGCGTGTTCGGCAAATGGAACGCCTTCTCCTGGGGGCCCGACTGCATCGAGCGCCGGGTCTTCCACCTGGCCTGCGCCGCCAAGACCCTGGCCGCCGAGGCCAGCGACGCCGAGATCGCCGACCTGACCCGCGACCTGGCCCGCCAGGCCCGCCACCTGCTGGAGATCAAGGCCAGCCCCGAACGGGGCCTGGAGCGCGCCGTCGCCGCCACGATCGCCGGCTGCGCCCTGGCCGGCAAGCCGGGCGAGCGGCTGATCGACCGGGGCCTGAAGGCTCTCCTGCGCCAGATCGACCGGATGGTGCTGGCCGACGGCGGCCACGCCACCCGCTCGCCCGAGGCCGGCGTCGAGCTGCTGTTCGACCTCTTGACCCTGGACGACGCCCTAGGCCAGCGCGGCCGCCCCGCGCCCGAGCCCCTGTCGCGCGCCATAGACCGCCTCTCCACCGCCACCCGGTTCTTCACCTTGGAGGACGGCCATCTGGCGGCCTTCCATGGCGGCGAGGCCGTCGGCCCCAAGCGCATCGCCGCCGCCCTGGCCCACGACGCCAACGGCCCGCGCCCGTTGAGCGCCGCCCCGCACAGCGGCTTCCAGAAGATGGCCGGCGGCAGCCTGGAGGTCATCGCCGACTGCGGCCGTCCGCCGCTGGGCCCCTTGAGCGTCCACGCCTGCGCCCAGCCCGCCGCCGTCGAGATCGTCTGCGCCAAGGACCGGCTGATCACCAGCTGCGGCTGGAGCCCCGAGGCCGCCGGCGCCCACGCCTTTCGCCTGTCGGACGCGGCCTCGACCGTCTCGGTCGGCGAAGGCTCGGCCGGCCGGCCTCTCTCCGGCTTCCGCGCCCGCGCCCTGGGCCCCTGGCTGGTCGACGGCGCCACCCAGGTCGAGGCCCAGCGCCACGACGACGTCGGCGGGGTGTGGCTGGACATCGTCCACGACGGCTGGCGCCATGTCGGCCTGACCCACACCCGCCGCCTGTTCCTGGACGCCGTCGCCGACGAGCTGCGCGGCGAGGACAGCCTCACGCCCATCGCCGCCGACCCGGGCGCGGCGGAAGGTCCTCGCCGCTACCTGCCGTTCACCGTGCGCTTCCACCTGCACCCCGAGGCCCGCGCCTCGATCGCCCGCGACGGCAAGAGCGTGCTGATCCGCGGCCCCAACACCATCGGCTGGTGGCTGCGCAACGACGCCGTCGACGTCGCCATCGCCCCCAGCGCCCACTTCGACCACGGCCTGGCCCGCAAGGCCGGCCAGATCGTGCTCAAGAGCCAGGTCCGCCCCGAGGTCGGCGCCAAGATCCGCTGGAAGCTGACCCGGGCGGAGGGCTGA
- a CDS encoding DUF5615 family PIN-like protein — MKLVFDENLPPALPAALALNEQSVTFAHTIDLVGPGASDEEIFRVLAADRKAVLVTLDIRQTRTPHVRKALEDSGITVVYLVDGWADIANLTRLELFVRWFPKIVEAMASYERGAWFEVPKSRHLKPLKPMPQSRSRRRDKRKSSLLKDEQV, encoded by the coding sequence GTGAAGCTGGTGTTCGACGAGAACCTGCCCCCGGCCCTACCCGCTGCGCTGGCTCTCAACGAGCAATCCGTGACTTTTGCCCATACAATCGATCTCGTTGGGCCGGGAGCTTCTGATGAGGAAATATTCCGGGTACTCGCCGCAGATCGAAAGGCGGTGTTGGTCACTCTAGATATTCGGCAGACGCGTACTCCGCATGTCCGAAAGGCCTTAGAAGACTCCGGCATTACGGTGGTCTATTTGGTGGATGGGTGGGCCGATATTGCCAACCTTACTCGGCTGGAACTGTTCGTGAGATGGTTCCCGAAAATTGTAGAAGCCATGGCATCCTATGAACGAGGCGCTTGGTTTGAGGTCCCAAAAAGTCGGCATCTTAAGCCGTTGAAGCCGATGCCTCAGTCTAGGTCGCGCCGGCGAGACAAGCGAAAATCGTCCTTATTAAAAGACGAGCAGGTATAG
- a CDS encoding DUF433 domain-containing protein: MTGAVIDARNRFVGTGVYTVPQAARLIGAPSNKVRRWIFGGRGQKSIIEPDYEPIDGVNALSFHDLIEARFIRAFREKGVSFQHLRKVASKAREDLKTVHPFASAKFVTDGRRIILDEIDEAGRRSLVDYLNDQRNFEHLVRDTILDGVSFDACDLAETWQPRAADAPGIIIDPRRAFGAPILARTGIRSEVIARSAKAEGSLSAVALAFGITEAEVKQALLFEERLAA, encoded by the coding sequence ATGACGGGTGCGGTTATAGATGCAAGAAACCGGTTCGTTGGAACCGGCGTCTATACCGTTCCGCAAGCGGCGCGTCTGATTGGTGCGCCGTCTAACAAGGTGCGGCGCTGGATATTTGGAGGGCGCGGTCAGAAGTCGATTATCGAACCTGACTATGAGCCAATCGATGGTGTTAATGCGCTGAGCTTCCACGATCTGATTGAAGCCCGCTTCATCCGTGCGTTCAGGGAAAAGGGTGTTAGCTTTCAACACCTGCGGAAGGTGGCTAGCAAGGCGCGTGAGGACCTGAAGACGGTTCACCCTTTCGCAAGCGCCAAGTTTGTGACCGACGGGCGGCGAATAATCCTCGATGAGATTGACGAGGCTGGCCGTCGTTCGCTGGTGGACTACCTCAACGATCAGCGAAACTTCGAACACCTCGTCCGAGATACGATCTTGGATGGCGTATCGTTTGACGCGTGCGATCTTGCCGAAACTTGGCAGCCTCGCGCCGCCGATGCTCCTGGCATTATTATTGACCCTCGACGAGCGTTCGGTGCGCCAATTTTGGCTAGGACCGGTATCCGCAGCGAGGTTATAGCCCGCTCCGCGAAGGCTGAGGGCTCCCTGTCTGCGGTTGCCTTGGCCTTTGGCATAACCGAAGCCGAGGTGAAGCAGGCTCTACTGTTCGAAGAGCGCCTTGCCGCGTGA